From Xyrauchen texanus isolate HMW12.3.18 chromosome 44, RBS_HiC_50CHRs, whole genome shotgun sequence:
aggctttgttttttttaaggcaTATTCCACCCTCTATGGTTGTGGATGCGGCATCTGCTGAAGGATTATTCTAGAATATTTTTGAGTGCAGCTATTCTGGCAGAATGCATTTTTAGTGCATggggcttttgtgtgtgtgtgtgtgtgtgtgtttgtgtaccgaGGCAGTGTTCAAATAATaggttacaatttgaaaaattacAAAAGATTAACAAATGTAATAAAGCTTATTTGTGCTCTTAAAATTAATTggaaaacatttttcaaacaattttaAATGTGCAGTTAGAATTTTTGTATATAAtactatttgtcattatttattaagCCTTTAATGATTATATTCCAAATACCATAAACATGTTTAATACATGTGTTAAAACgccgttttttgtttttcataatcgcatgaaaaacagaaaatattttggcCATTGTTTTTAACCGCTGTCCAAAATTTAGATTTTGAAATAAACCAAAGTATCTGTTTCTCTCCCTAACCACCTTCccccagctctctctctctctctctctctctctctctctctctctcgcacacaagcacacacaaacttACAGAAGTGTGCAACACTGCATTTTATAAAGTGTACAGACCTACAATGTTTCAAAAATATCAACCACATACGGAATAAAGAACTCCGAGTTGAATAGTTATCTTAAAAATGCACTCTTTCAAAGAATAAAATGATCAATTGCATTTAACCATTTAGATATTTTTCTGTCTCACCTGTTGGCTCTCGAATGTCCACGCGCTGTCTGGTAAAGACGCATCAAGCACATTTAGTGTGTCTGTGAAGTTTGTGGTGCTGCTGGGCTTAACGAGGGTCAAATCACTGAATTCTGACATTGGAGAGAGATAGGACCCAAAAGACTGACTCTGAGACATCATGTCTCCTCCCAGAACCTCCACATATTTAATGGGCCCGTCAGTGTTGAGCTGGATCTGAAGGTTTCTGTTGGGATTGTTATATCCAGAATGTGTGCGACTCAAACAGCAGCTCGAGCTGCCTCTACTGCCTCGCGCACATTTCACCAATAAGATGAAAAACGTCATCAGACACAACAAGGAGACAGAAGCCAAAGAGATGATTAGATATAATGTAATTTTGCCGGTTTTCTTGTCGACTTCCGGTCTGATCTTTCTTAAGTCTGAAATGGGCTCGTGAAACCCGTCCTCTATTAGTATTTCCACTGTAACTGTGGTGGACTGCACCGGCTCTCCATTATCCTTTATTTCAATCAGCAGTCTCTGTGAGGAGTCATCCTGCTCTGAAACAGAGCGCTTAGTCCTCACCTCTCCCGTATGTAAATTCACACTGAACAGAGACGCGTCCGTGGCCTCTGCGAGCCTGTAAAAAGCCAGGCATTGTGACCCGAGTCAGCGTCCACTGCTGTTACTTTAGTTACAAGATGTCCTGCTTTAGCAGAACGGGGCATCCTCTGGTGAGAAATAGACCCCATGGATGTTGAGGGGTAAATAACAGCCGGGACATTATCGTTCTGGTCCAGAATAAACACATGAACTGTGGCGTTGCTGCTCAGAGATGGAGAGCCATGGTCTTGAGCCTGAACTACAACACTGaacagtttcattttctcataATCAAATGAGCTCATGCTGTAAATTGTTCCATTCTCagaattaatataaaaatatgatgatGCTGGAACTTGATTTGTACTTGAATCCAGAATTGAGTATGTGAGTATTGCGTTCTTGTCTTGATCAATATCAGATGCAGATACAGAAAACAATGAAGCACCTGCCTgattattttcttttatgtaaacgTTATATGACGACTGTGAGAATACTGGAGGATTGTCATTCACATCAAATACTTTTACATTGACAGTCTTGACAGATTTTAAAGGTGGTACACCGGAGTCCGTTGCCACTATTTCTATATTATATTCAGAATTAAATTCACGATCTAGAAAGGAGTCCGTTATCAACGAATAATGATTATCAAAAGAAGGTTTCAATTTAAAAGGAACACCCGGAGAGACAATTAGCTCAACTTTGCCATTATTACCAGAGTCCAAATCCTTGATGTTAATCAAAGCCACCACAGTTCCGACTGTCGCATTTTCAGGAACTGGACTCGGTAAAGATGTCAGGATAATTTCTGGAGCATTGTCATTCTCATCTATAATATCTATCTGAACCGACGACTGTCCTTCTAGCTCTGGATTACCTTTGTCTTCAGCACAGACATCAAACGTATAAGATTTTTTAGTCTCGTAATCTAGATTTCCAGTTACTTTGATTTCACCGGTTTCAGCGTCAACACTAAAATCACTTCTTACATGTTCAGGCGTGTGCGcacaaaataaatactgtatttcaCCATTGAGACCTTCATCTAAGTCAGTGGCTTTTAGTTGTATCACACTTGAGCCAACATTGGCTGTTTCTAGAACAGATGCTTTGTATGTAGAAACGTCAAATTTTGGTTCATTGTCGTTGATATCTTGAACAATTATCTGCAATATAGATGTGCCAGATTTGACTGGATTACCACCATCTAGAGCTGTTAATATTAGTTTATGCATAGCCATTTTCTCCCTGTCTAAAGGTTTTTCAACCACTAGTTCTGGTACGTTTCTTCCATTTTTAAGAGTTTTTACATTGAGACGAAAATAATTGTTATTGCTCAGTGAATAAGTCTTTAAGCTGTTGCCACCAACATCGAGGTCTTCGGCACTTTCAAGGGTAAATCGTGTGCCTGGAGCAATCAGTTCAGATATTTTTAACGTACCATCTTTCGTATGGAAGGTCGGTGCATTGTCATTAATGTCTTGGATTTCTATTTCTACCTTATGCAACTGTAATGGATTCTCAATAACGATCTGCAATGGCATTAGACAACTGACGCTTTGTCCGCAGAGCGTCTCTCTGTCTATTCTTCCATTAACTACCAGATCACCCTTCCCTGAATCTACATTGAAATATTGGTTATTGGCCTCGGATGCTATCCGTAACTTACGCTCGGCAATATCTGAAATGTCCAACCCAAGATCCTTAGCGATATTCCCAACGATAGATCCTTCCTTTAACTCTTCAGGTATTGTGTAGCGAATCTGCGCTCCAACTGTATTCCACAATAAAGAGAAACCGAACAGCCAAAGCGCTGCCCATTTCCACCCTCCGATCCTCCAGGGTCTCATTTTTCTGTTGTGCTTGATATTCCCATCAACAAAAATGTTACTTAAATCCAAAGATAAACGAAATAGTACTCTTCATTTTCAAATAAGACTATCCTGATTGTAGTGATCAGCCTCATAACGGTGCAcgttctctctcgctctctagcTCTCATCATTGTACTCCTCCTTTGGCTAGGGGAGGGAGTAGATCCATTTGTACGGTCTAAAGCATGATTGGTTCAGAGCTAAGCACTCATTCCTCCAATAGGGGCTTTGCTGGTTCATTTCAAACCCTCACTGGTTTTATTCTGTTTAAGGGACTGTTGACAGAGATGTTTAATAGCAGCAATGGTCTTGGAATCATATGACTGTCCATTATTTTGCAGGCAAATATGACGTTGAACGGTTGAAGTAAAAGGTTATAGAGTAAGTATTTAAAAATTCCCAGATATAAAGAATAAAGGTAATTATGTTTGCTTGACGTGTTCTTAAAATTCATTTGATTACATTAGGAAATAATTATTCGAGCAAATTTTAAAGTGCAATGTAAAATTTAATTATGTAGCCTACCATTTCAGAACATTATGGGTGTttcttttactttggacaatttcaTGTTCCATTTTTTTAAACCAACTTTTTGCAaccatttcattatttcattatttattttattttatactaaGTTGTTAAactaatatgaaaaaaaaaaaaaaaccattgatTTTTTGGtactattcaaatatattttatctatatattgtgttgttttagccttgtcccagacacaGAATTAAGctatgaaaatatattaaaacattttaaatagctACAATTTACTATTTCAATTTAAGCaaagaatgaaataaatataaactattccaatatttattgtgtgaaaattatttttatctaGTTTTTAACAAAATGTACAATCTTCCCacatttatgttgtatttttttttatttgatttgtttactTGTTAACTACGACAAACGTGTCAGTGAAGAGCCTGCTAAACATGTAATAGCAGACAAGTGATGTGTAGAGAAAACAAAGATAAATCAATGTATATAGTCTTTATCATGAATGCAAGATTTTGACATTGGGCATAATTtctaatcaagctgtaattttgccaaattatgcaaaaatggtgtatgttatttatatatacaattttatctTTAAACTTTGACTTTGTCTTTGAAATACtagcaaacaaaacacaacatttaagaTGTGGTTGAAATGACACTATGGTGGGTATTtgcatgactttcagaaaaaaattaaaaacaaaaataacagaaatCCCATCTGGTACACATACAGTGTTGAATATTGTAAGTATATTAATAAATACACTAGTGAGAGTGTTAGAACATTTTTAACGAGGCTTTACTCGCTTTACTCTCTTTTTACTCACAGTGGTAAAAGTGGCCGAAGTTGTAGAAACAGCCTTATATAATACATTGTTAAGAGAACATTTACTATTAAAAAGTTTGTCTTTGTTAGACTTTTTTTTCCTCAATGCTGTACAGGAAATTGTCCACCATGTTGGTGCTGAAATAAAACACTATTTCTCtccaccccctctctctctcactttcactctctcactctccatctctctctctctctctctctctctctctctctctctctctctcactcacaaacacacacacacacacacacacacacacacacacacacacacacacacacacacacacacacacacacacacacacacacacacacacaattataaagTGTACAAACCGATCATGCAATGTTTAAAACATGTATCGACTTCCACAAACAATGAACTTTCCGAGGTGAAAACTTTTCTCAACATTCTTAAATATCATTAATTAAATGATCACTCATTCATGCAATTCTCAATTTCTACTGATTTCTCTAGATAATATTCTGTGTCTCACCTGTTGGCTCTCGAATATCCACGCGCTGTCTGGTAAAGACGCATCAAGCACATttaatgtgtctgtgaagtttgtGGTGCTGCTAGGCTTAACGAGGGTCAAATCACTGAATTCTGACATTGGAGAGAGATAGGACCCAAAAGACTGACTCTGAGACATCATGTCTCCCCCCAGAACCTCCACATACTTAATGGGCCCGTCAGTGTTGAGCTGGATCTGAAGGTTTCTGTTGGGATTGTTATATCCAGAATTTGTTCCCCCTATACAGCAGTTTGAGCTGCCTCTACTGCCTCGCGCACATTTCACCAGTAAGATGAAAAACGTCATCAGACACAACAAGGAGACAGAAGCCAAAGAGATGATTAGATATAATGTAATTTTGCCGGTTTTCTTGTCGACTTCCGGTCTGATCTTTCTTAAGTCTGAAATGGGCTCGTGAAACCCATCCTCTATTAGTATTTCCACTGTGACTGTGGTGGACTGCACCGGCTCTCCATTATCCTTTATTTCAATCAGCAGTCTCTGTGAGGAGTCATCCTGCTCTGAAACAGAGCGCTTAGTCCTCACCTCTCCCGTATGTAAATTCACACTGAACAGAGACGCGTCCGTGGCCTCTGCGAGCCTGTAAAAAAGCCAGGCATTGTGACCCGAGTCAGCGTCCACTGCTGTTACTTTAGTTACAAGATGTCCTGCTTTAGCAGAACGGGGCATCCTCTGGTGAGAAATAGACCCCATGGATGTTGAGGGGTAAATACCAGCCGGGACATTATCGTTCTGGTCCAGAATAAACACATGAACTGTGGCGTTGCTGCTCAGAGATGGAGAGCCATGGTCTTTAGCCTGAACTACAACACTGaacagtttcattttctcataATCAAATGAGCTCATGCTGTAAATTGTTCCATTCTCagaattaatataaaaatatgatgatGCTGGAACTTGATTTGTACTTGAATCTAGAATTGAGTATGTGAGTATTGCGTTCTTGTCTTGATCAATATCAGACGCAGATACAGAAAACAATGAAGCACCTGGTGGGCTATTTTCCTTTATATACACTATGTATGAGAATTGTGAGAATATTGGAGGGTTGTCATTCACATCAAGCACTTTCACATTTACAGTTTTCATAGTTTTTAAGGATGGTACACCAGCGTCTGCGGCTACTAATTCTATGTTGTATTCTGCATTGACTTCACGATCCAAATGTGTGTCAGTTACCAAAGAATAATGATTATCGAATGCTGGTTTTAGTTTAAAAGGACTGCGACCAGAGATATTAAGATTTACTTTACCATTATTACCAGAGTCCAAGTCCTTTACGTTGATTAGAGCCACTACAGTACCAACTGATGCATTCTCTGAAACTGGGCTTGGTaaagatgttaaaataatttctggaATGTTGTCATTCTCATCAATAATGTTCAGCCTCACTGAAGAATGGCCCTCCTGCTTTGGACTTCCTTTGTCTTTTGCGCAGACATCAAACGTGACTAATTTTATTAACTCGTAATCCAGCTTTCCAATCACTGTAATTTCTCCCGTTTCAGCGTCGATATTGAAAGATTTCCTCACGGGATCTGATGTATGTGCACcgaaaaaatactgtatattaccgTTAGGTCCTTCATCTAAGTCAGTGGCTTTTACAGTTAAGACACTTGATCCAAAAGGAATACTCTCCAGCACAGACACTTTATACTGCGATTGCTCAAATTTGGGCTCATTATCATTAATATCTTCAACGATTACGTGTATCAATATAGTTCCCGATTTCACTGGATTACCACCGTCTAATGCTGTTAAAATGAGCTTGTGCACAGACTGTTTCTCTCGATCAAGTGGTTTA
This genomic window contains:
- the LOC127636503 gene encoding protocadherin gamma-C5-like isoform X16, with translation MRSIREWKQAAIWLFGFFVLWNRVGAQIRYTIPEELKEGFVVGNVAKDIGLDISDIANRKLRIASDSSTQYFSVDTRNGELLVNGRIDREALCGQSGSCLMPLQIVVENPLQLHRVDIEIQDINDNAPNFHTRDNVLKIAESVALGARFPFESAEDLDVGSNSLSSYSLSNNAFFRLNVKILEDGKKVPELIVDKPLDREKQSVHKLILTALDGGNPVKSGTILIHVIVEDINDNEPKFEQSQYKVSVLESIPFGSSVLTVKATDLDEGPNGNIQYFFGAHTSDPVRKSFNIDAETGEITVIGKLDYELIKLVTFDVCAKDKGSPKQEGHSSVRLNIIDENDNIPEIILTSLPSPVSENASVGTVVALINVKDLDSGNNGKVNLNISGRSPFKLKPAFDNHYSLVTDTHLDREVNAEYNIELVAADAGVPSLKTMKTVNVKVLDVNDNPPIFSQFSYIVYIKENSPPGASLFSVSASDIDQDKNAILTYSILDSSTNQVPASSYFYINSENGTIYSMSSFDYEKMKLFSVVVQAKDHGSPSLSSNATVHVFILDQNDNVPAGIYPSTSMGSISHQRMPRSAKAGHLVTKVTAVDADSGHNAWLFYRLAEATDASLFSVNLHTGEVRTKRSVSEQDDSSQRLLIEIKDNGEPVQSTTVTVEILIEDGFHEPISDLRKIRPEVDKKTGKITLYLIISLASVSLLCLMTFFILLVKCARGSRGSSSCCLSRTHSGYNNPNRNLQIQLNTDGPIKYVEVLGGDMMSQSQSFGSYLSPMSEFSDLTLVKPSSTTNFTDTLNVLDASLPDSAWTFESQQQNPPNTDWRFPPNQRPGPSGAGARPEDTGAVAGVIAGTGPWPNPPTDAEQLQALMAAANASEATATLGPRYNPQYGPDYRQNVYIPGSTATLTVNPQQQIPQQALPPPQALPPIEAPKSAQTPASKKKPMKKDKK
- the LOC127636503 gene encoding protocadherin gamma-C5-like isoform X6, with product MRSIREWKQAAIWLFGFFVLWNRVGAQIRYTIPEELKEGFVVGNVAKDIGLDISDIANRKLRIASDSSTQYFSVDTRNGELLVNGRIDREALCGQSGSCLMPLQIVVENPLQLHRVDIEIQDINDNAPNFHTRDNVLKIAESVALGARFPFESAEDLDVGSNSLSSYSLSNNAFFRLNVKILEDGKKVPELIVDKPLDREKQSVHKLILTALDGGNPVKSGTILIHVIVEDINDNEPKFEQSQYKVSVLESIPFGSSVLTVKATDLDEGPNGNIQYFFGAHTSDPVRKSFNIDAETGEITVIGKLDYELIKLVTFDVCAKDKGSPKQEGHSSVRLNIIDENDNIPEIILTSLPSPVSENASVGTVVALINVKDLDSGNNGKVNLNISGRSPFKLKPAFDNHYSLVTDTHLDREVNAEYNIELVAADAGVPSLKTMKTVNVKVLDVNDNPPIFSQFSYIVYIKENSPPGASLFSVSASDIDQDKNAILTYSILDSSTNQVPASSYFYINSENGTIYSMSSFDYEKMKLFSVVVQAKDHGSPSLSSNATVHVFILDQNDNVPAGIYPSTSMGSISHQRMPRSAKAGHLVTKVTAVDADSGHNAWLFYRLAEATDASLFSVNLHTGEVRTKRSVSEQDDSSQRLLIEIKDNGEPVQSTTVTVEILIEDGFHEPISDLRKIRPEVDKKTGKITLYLIISLASVSLLCLMTFFILLVKCARGSRGSSSCCLSRTHSGYNNPNRNLQIQLNTDGPIKYVEVLGGDMMSQSQSFGSYLSPMSEFSDLTLVKPSSTTNFTDTLNVLDASLPDSAWTFESQQQNPPNTDWRFPPNQRPGPSGQHRFHTLQQRWTPYEKSRAGARPEDTGAVAGVIAGTGPWPNPPTDAEQLQALMAAANASEATATLGPRYNPQYGPDYRQNVYIPGSTATLTVNPQQQIPQQALPPPQALPPIEAPKSAQTPASKKKPMKKDKK
- the LOC127636503 gene encoding protocadherin gamma-C5-like isoform X15, which produces MRSIREWKQAAIWLFGFFVLWNRVGAQIRYTIPEELKEGFVVGNVAKDIGLDISDIANRKLRIASDSSTQYFSVDTRNGELLVNGRIDREALCGQSGSCLMPLQIVVENPLQLHRVDIEIQDINDNAPNFHTRDNVLKIAESVALGARFPFESAEDLDVGSNSLSSYSLSNNAFFRLNVKILEDGKKVPELIVDKPLDREKQSVHKLILTALDGGNPVKSGTILIHVIVEDINDNEPKFEQSQYKVSVLESIPFGSSVLTVKATDLDEGPNGNIQYFFGAHTSDPVRKSFNIDAETGEITVIGKLDYELIKLVTFDVCAKDKGSPKQEGHSSVRLNIIDENDNIPEIILTSLPSPVSENASVGTVVALINVKDLDSGNNGKVNLNISGRSPFKLKPAFDNHYSLVTDTHLDREVNAEYNIELVAADAGVPSLKTMKTVNVKVLDVNDNPPIFSQFSYIVYIKENSPPGASLFSVSASDIDQDKNAILTYSILDSSTNQVPASSYFYINSENGTIYSMSSFDYEKMKLFSVVVQAKDHGSPSLSSNATVHVFILDQNDNVPAGIYPSTSMGSISHQRMPRSAKAGHLVTKVTAVDADSGHNAWLFYRLAEATDASLFSVNLHTGEVRTKRSVSEQDDSSQRLLIEIKDNGEPVQSTTVTVEILIEDGFHEPISDLRKIRPEVDKKTGKITLYLIISLASVSLLCLMTFFILLVKCARGSRGSSNCCIGGTNSGYNNPNRNLQIQLNTDGPIKYVEVLGGDMMSQSQSFGSYLSPMSEFSDLTLVKPSSTTNFTDTLNVLDASLPDSAWIFESQQQNPPNTDWRFPPNQRPGPSGAGARPEDTGAVAGVIAGTGPWPNPPTDAEQLQALMAAANASEATATLGPRYNPQYGPDYRQNVYIPGSTATLTVNPQQQIPQQALPPPQALPPIEAPKSAQTPASKKKPMKKDKK
- the LOC127636503 gene encoding protocadherin gamma-C5-like isoform X4, which gives rise to MRSIREWKQAAIWLFGFFVLWNRVGAQIRYTIPEELKEGFVVGNVAKDIGLDISDIANRKLRIASDSSTQYFSVDTRNGELLVNGRIDREALCGQSGSCLMPLQIVVENPLQLHRVDIEIQDINDNAPNFHTRDNVLKIAESVALGARFPFESAEDLDVGSNSLSSYSLSNNAFFRLNVKILEDGKKVPELIVDKPLDREKQSVHKLILTALDGGNPVKSGTILIHVIVEDINDNEPKFEQSQYKVSVLESIPFGSSVLTVKATDLDEGPNGNIQYFFGAHTSDPVRKSFNIDAETGEITVIGKLDYELIKLVTFDVCAKDKGSPKQEGHSSVRLNIIDENDNIPEIILTSLPSPVSENASVGTVVALINVKDLDSGNNGKVNLNISGRSPFKLKPAFDNHYSLVTDTHLDREVNAEYNIELVAADAGVPSLKTMKTVNVKVLDVNDNPPIFSQFSYIVYIKENSPPGASLFSVSASDIDQDKNAILTYSILDSSTNQVPASSYFYINSENGTIYSMSSFDYEKMKLFSVVVQAKDHGSPSLSSNATVHVFILDQNDNVPAGIYPSTSMGSISHQRMPRSAKAGHLVTKVTAVDADSGHNAWLFYRLAEATDASLFSVNLHTGEVRTKRSVSEQDDSSQRLLIEIKDNGEPVQSTTVTVEILIEDGFHEPISDLRKIRPEVDKKTGKITLYLIISLASVSLLCLMTFFILLVKCARGSRGSSNCCIGGTNSGYNNPNRNLQIQLNTDGPIKYVEVLGGDMMSQSQSFGSYLSPMSEFSDLTLVKPSSTTNFTDTLNVLDASLPDSAWIFESQQQNPPNTDWRFPPNQRPGPSGQHRFHTLQQRWTPYEKSRAGARPEDTGAVAGVIAGTGPWPNPPTDAEQLQALMAAANASEATATLGPRYNPQYGPDYRQNVYIPGSTATLTVNPQQQIPQQALPPPQALPPIEAPKSAQTPASKKKPMKKDKK